In Desulfovibrio sp. UIB00, the following are encoded in one genomic region:
- the thiD gene encoding bifunctional hydroxymethylpyrimidine kinase/phosphomethylpyrimidine kinase translates to MHTPANILTIAGSDSGGGAGIQADLKTIMALGGYGMSVITALTAQNGLGVTGIHAPDADFVRLQLRTVLEGFSVKAAKTGMLFSAPIIRAVADELRNRDFPLVVDPVSVSQSGSRLLQEDAVTALVEEMLPGCDLLTPNRPEAEMLTGMSISSLEDAETAGQKLLAMGARAVLIKGGHMESSIVVTDCLCVPGEQPKHLPQAKVETENNHGTGCTLSAAIATGLGRGLPLQVAVTRAQEFLNLALRKSYAPGKGCGPVNHAADLNVK, encoded by the coding sequence ATGCATACCCCAGCCAACATCCTCACCATTGCCGGTTCTGATTCCGGCGGCGGCGCGGGCATTCAGGCCGACCTGAAAACAATCATGGCGCTCGGCGGTTACGGCATGAGCGTTATCACCGCCCTGACCGCGCAGAACGGATTGGGCGTTACGGGCATTCATGCGCCGGATGCCGATTTTGTGCGTTTGCAACTGCGCACGGTGCTTGAGGGCTTTTCCGTCAAGGCCGCCAAAACGGGCATGCTCTTTTCCGCGCCTATCATCCGCGCGGTTGCGGACGAATTGCGCAACCGCGACTTTCCCCTCGTTGTTGACCCTGTTTCCGTGAGCCAGAGCGGCAGCCGCCTGTTGCAGGAAGACGCCGTGACTGCCCTTGTGGAAGAAATGCTGCCCGGCTGCGACCTGCTGACCCCCAATCGCCCCGAGGCGGAAATGCTCACCGGCATGAGCATCAGCAGCCTTGAAGACGCGGAGACCGCAGGCCAGAAGCTGCTTGCCATGGGTGCGCGCGCAGTGCTCATCAAGGGCGGGCACATGGAAAGCTCCATCGTTGTTACAGACTGCCTGTGCGTGCCCGGCGAACAGCCCAAGCACCTTCCGCAGGCCAAGGTGGAGACGGAAAACAACCATGGGACGGGCTGCACGCTTTCTGCCGCCATCGCCACAGGGCTTGGGCGCGGTTTGCCCCTGCAGGTTGCTGTAACCCGGGCGCAGGAATTTCTGAACCTCGCCCTGCGCAAAAGCTACGCCCCCGGCAAGGGCTGCGGCCCTGTAAACCACGCCGCAGATTTAAACGTCAAATAG
- a CDS encoding bifunctional adenosylcobinamide kinase/adenosylcobinamide-phosphate guanylyltransferase, whose protein sequence is MGAAVLFVGGTRSGKSGLAQRWAEAQAPQRLYLATGRADDEEMAARIARHKQERGLGWHCLEEPLDPAGALASLMSAVQPDSNGPGVVLFDCVSLWVANLMAADMTEKDILDRVEALAASIAAYPLPLALVSVEAGLGMVAMSSLGRRFQDTLGLANQALARVCGTVVFVSCGLPLVLKGQLPEGIC, encoded by the coding sequence ATGGGCGCAGCAGTTCTTTTTGTTGGCGGCACTCGCAGCGGCAAGAGCGGTCTGGCCCAGCGCTGGGCCGAGGCGCAAGCCCCACAGCGGCTGTATCTGGCCACGGGCCGTGCGGACGATGAAGAAATGGCGGCGCGCATTGCCCGGCACAAGCAGGAGCGTGGTCTGGGCTGGCATTGTCTTGAAGAGCCGCTTGACCCGGCTGGCGCTCTGGCATCACTTATGTCTGCGGTCCAACCCGACAGCAATGGGCCGGGGGTTGTGCTGTTTGACTGCGTGAGCCTGTGGGTAGCCAATCTTATGGCTGCGGACATGACGGAAAAGGACATTCTTGACCGCGTGGAGGCGCTGGCCGCCAGCATTGCGGCCTATCCACTGCCGCTGGCGCTGGTGAGTGTGGAGGCGGGCCTGGGCATGGTCGCCATGTCGAGCCTCGGACGTCGTTTTCAGGATACGCTGGGCCTTGCCAATCAGGCGCTGGCCCGCGTGTGCGGCACGGTAGTTTTTGTAAGCTGCGGTCTGCCCCTTGTGCTCAAGGGCCAGTTGCCGGAGGGAATATGCTGA
- the truA gene encoding tRNA pseudouridine(38-40) synthase TruA, whose translation MRLKLLIAYVGTCYSGWQIQEKPSPPPTVQGEMEKALRTITGQNIRAHGSGRTDSGVHAHGQVVHCDVPDARANMDWRRSLNAVLPRDIRVLEAMQAEPDFHARKDALRKTYAYQFWLEQTFMPPQLTPFVWKCGPLNMEAMRAALPHLTGLHDFAALRNVGTDVESTERTVLQAELHTMPLCEFYPPHAPMLRFIVTADGFLKQMVRNMAGLLAACGQGKVQPKDIPALLATRDRRDVPSVTAPPQGLALVNVVYPEA comes from the coding sequence ATGCGCCTCAAGCTTTTGATCGCCTATGTGGGCACCTGCTACAGCGGCTGGCAGATACAGGAAAAACCGAGCCCGCCACCCACAGTTCAGGGCGAAATGGAAAAGGCCCTGCGCACCATCACAGGGCAGAACATACGCGCCCACGGCTCGGGCCGCACAGATTCCGGCGTACATGCCCACGGGCAGGTTGTGCACTGCGATGTGCCCGACGCACGCGCCAACATGGACTGGCGGCGTAGCCTCAATGCGGTATTGCCCCGCGATATTCGAGTACTGGAGGCCATGCAGGCCGAGCCGGACTTTCACGCCCGCAAGGATGCCCTGCGCAAAACCTACGCCTATCAGTTCTGGCTGGAACAGACCTTTATGCCGCCACAGCTGACGCCCTTTGTGTGGAAATGCGGCCCACTGAACATGGAAGCCATGCGCGCCGCCCTGCCTCACCTGACGGGCCTGCACGACTTTGCTGCGCTGCGCAATGTGGGCACGGATGTGGAAAGCACAGAGCGCACGGTGCTGCAAGCCGAGCTGCACACCATGCCCCTCTGTGAATTCTATCCGCCGCACGCTCCCATGCTGCGCTTTATTGTGACTGCCGATGGCTTTCTCAAGCAGATGGTGCGCAATATGGCAGGCCTGCTGGCTGCCTGCGGCCAAGGCAAGGTGCAGCCAAAGGATATCCCCGCCCTGCTTGCCACACGCGACCGCAGGGATGTGCCCTCCGTGACTGCGCCACCGCAAGGTCTGGCTCTGGTGAACGTGGTATATCCCGAGGCCTGA
- the lon gene encoding endopeptidase La, which translates to MTDEMRGSDAYIELPIMPLREVVMFPRSIMPLFVGREASIKAIEAAQATYSKQIFLVAQREPELEKPDAQDLSPVGVVSKVLQMLRLPDGTIKVLFEGVYRATWENLHEDEQCAMVGVRRRAEKQSRPEEREALVRAVHEALEEYGKNNKKISQEAVLSILALQEIGPLADAIIPHLKVDYRKKQEALEIDDATQRLELAYELLQGEVALATVEKRIKNRVKVQMERNQREYYLNEQIKAINKEMGRDDDPQAEVDEIEQKLKARDMPEEAREKALSEARKLRSMPPSAAEYTVVRNYVDWILDLPWNDLKQIDINLEKARAILDGDHFGLEKPKERILEYLAVQKLSQGLKGPILCFVGPPGVGKTSLAKSVARATGRDFVRLSLGGVRDEAEIRGHRRTYVGALPGKIIQSLKRVKFNNPLFCLDEVDKMTSDYRGDPASALLEVLDPEQNNTFMDHYLDLEYDLSKVFFITTANSLHSIPVPLLDRMEIIELNSYLETEKRHIARRFLLPRQLEEHGLKEGNIRVSDNAILEIIRSYTREAGVRNLEREIAALCRKTAIKLVEDDDTEKCVNISRQSLPSMLGVKKYRHDERESEPQVGVCAGLAYNQRGGEILLVETSLMAGSGHVVTTGQLGEVMTESAKAALSYVRSRAEVLGLDPRFHRKIDIHVHVPAGATPKDGPSAGITLATSITSALLGIPVRNDVAMTGEISLRGRVLPIGGLREKLLAARRSGIKKVIMPRDNEKDLKEVPDEVLRDLEIVFVDHVDEVLPQALAATAEEIFSGRATALPISRILRPEKHDDDKNQPAQ; encoded by the coding sequence ATGACAGACGAAATGCGCGGCTCTGACGCTTATATTGAACTGCCCATCATGCCTTTGCGCGAGGTGGTCATGTTCCCCCGCTCCATCATGCCGCTCTTTGTGGGGCGCGAGGCCTCCATCAAGGCCATCGAAGCCGCACAGGCCACCTATAGCAAGCAGATATTTCTTGTGGCCCAGCGCGAGCCGGAGCTGGAAAAGCCCGATGCTCAGGATCTTTCGCCTGTGGGCGTGGTCAGCAAGGTGCTTCAGATGCTGCGCCTGCCCGACGGCACCATCAAGGTGCTGTTTGAGGGCGTGTACCGCGCTACGTGGGAAAACCTGCACGAAGACGAGCAGTGCGCCATGGTGGGTGTGCGCCGCCGCGCTGAAAAGCAGAGCCGCCCTGAAGAACGCGAAGCTCTTGTGCGCGCCGTGCACGAGGCGCTTGAAGAATACGGCAAGAACAACAAAAAGATTTCGCAGGAGGCTGTGCTCTCCATTCTTGCCTTACAGGAAATCGGCCCTCTGGCCGATGCCATCATCCCGCACCTCAAGGTTGATTACCGCAAAAAGCAGGAAGCCCTTGAGATCGACGACGCCACCCAGCGCCTGGAGCTTGCCTATGAGCTTTTGCAGGGCGAGGTGGCCCTTGCCACGGTTGAAAAGCGCATCAAGAACCGCGTCAAGGTGCAGATGGAGCGCAATCAGCGCGAGTATTACCTCAATGAGCAGATCAAGGCCATCAACAAGGAAATGGGGCGCGATGACGACCCCCAGGCCGAAGTTGACGAAATAGAGCAAAAGCTCAAGGCCCGCGACATGCCGGAAGAAGCGCGCGAAAAGGCGCTCTCCGAAGCCAGAAAGCTGCGCAGCATGCCGCCCTCTGCGGCGGAATACACGGTTGTGCGCAACTATGTGGACTGGATTCTGGATCTGCCCTGGAACGACCTCAAGCAGATAGACATCAACCTTGAAAAGGCGCGCGCAATTCTGGACGGCGACCACTTTGGCCTTGAAAAACCCAAGGAACGCATTCTGGAATACCTCGCCGTGCAGAAACTGTCTCAGGGGCTCAAAGGCCCCATCCTCTGCTTTGTCGGCCCTCCCGGCGTGGGTAAAACCTCGCTTGCCAAGTCCGTGGCCCGCGCCACAGGGCGCGATTTTGTGCGTCTCTCCCTTGGCGGCGTACGCGATGAAGCTGAAATCCGGGGCCACCGCCGCACCTATGTGGGCGCGCTGCCGGGCAAGATCATCCAGTCTCTCAAGCGGGTGAAGTTCAACAATCCCCTTTTCTGCCTGGACGAAGTGGACAAGATGACCTCCGACTACCGTGGCGACCCGGCCTCGGCCCTGCTGGAAGTGCTCGACCCGGAACAGAACAATACCTTCATGGATCACTACCTTGATCTGGAGTATGATCTTTCCAAGGTCTTCTTTATCACCACGGCCAACTCGCTGCACTCCATCCCTGTGCCGCTGCTTGACCGTATGGAGATCATCGAGCTCAACAGCTACCTTGAAACGGAAAAACGCCACATCGCCCGCCGCTTCCTGCTGCCCCGCCAGCTGGAGGAGCACGGCCTCAAGGAAGGCAACATCCGCGTGTCGGACAACGCCATTCTTGAGATCATCCGCTCCTACACGCGCGAGGCCGGGGTGCGCAACCTTGAGCGCGAAATTGCCGCCCTGTGCCGCAAGACCGCCATCAAGCTTGTGGAAGACGACGACACCGAAAAGTGCGTCAACATCTCGCGCCAGAGCCTGCCCTCCATGCTGGGCGTAAAAAAATATCGCCATGACGAACGCGAAAGCGAACCTCAGGTGGGTGTGTGCGCTGGCCTTGCCTACAATCAGCGCGGCGGCGAAATTCTGCTGGTGGAAACCAGCCTCATGGCTGGCTCCGGTCATGTGGTGACCACGGGTCAGTTGGGCGAGGTCATGACGGAATCGGCCAAGGCGGCCCTTTCGTATGTGCGTTCACGGGCCGAAGTGCTGGGCCTTGATCCCCGCTTCCACCGCAAGATAGACATCCACGTGCACGTGCCTGCTGGCGCGACGCCCAAGGACGGCCCTTCGGCGGGTATCACCCTGGCAACGTCCATCACCTCCGCCCTGCTGGGTATTCCTGTGCGCAACGACGTAGCCATGACCGGTGAAATCTCTTTGCGCGGCAGGGTGCTGCCCATTGGCGGGCTGCGAGAAAAACTGCTGGCAGCGCGACGCAGCGGTATCAAAAAAGTGATCATGCCCCGTGATAATGAAAAAGACCTCAAGGAAGTGCCGGACGAAGTACTGCGCGACCTGGAGATCGTTTTTGTTGACCATGTGGATGAGGTTCTGCCTCAGGCCCTTGCCGCCACGGCGGAAGAAATCTTCTCCGGCCGGGCCACGGCGCTGCCCATCAGCCGCATTCTGCGGCCTGAAAAGCACGATGACGACAAGAACCAGCCGGCGCAGTAG
- the clpP gene encoding ATP-dependent Clp endopeptidase proteolytic subunit ClpP — protein MSLVPMVIETTGRSERAYDIYSRLLKDRIVLLGSEVNDTVASLICAQLLFLESQDPEKEIYLYINSPGGSVTAGLAIYDTMRFISSPVATVCMGRAASMGAFLLAAGKPGMRFALPNSQIMIHQPSGGFQGQATDIEIHAREVLRLKERLNRMLADNTGRPYKDIVKATERDNFLTPEEAKELGIIDRVLVSRNEMAQEKSE, from the coding sequence ATGTCGCTTGTCCCCATGGTTATTGAAACCACAGGCCGCTCTGAACGGGCCTATGACATCTATTCGCGTCTGCTCAAGGATCGTATCGTTTTGCTTGGCTCCGAGGTCAACGATACCGTTGCTTCCCTCATCTGCGCCCAGCTGCTGTTCCTTGAATCGCAAGACCCCGAAAAAGAAATCTATCTCTACATAAATTCCCCCGGCGGCTCTGTTACCGCCGGGCTTGCCATTTATGACACCATGCGCTTTATCTCTTCGCCCGTGGCGACGGTGTGCATGGGCCGCGCCGCCAGCATGGGCGCTTTTTTGCTGGCCGCTGGCAAGCCTGGCATGCGTTTTGCTTTGCCCAACAGTCAGATCATGATTCACCAGCCTTCGGGCGGTTTTCAGGGTCAGGCCACGGATATTGAAATCCACGCGCGCGAGGTGCTGCGCCTCAAGGAACGCCTCAACCGCATGCTGGCCGACAACACGGGCCGTCCCTACAAGGACATTGTCAAAGCTACCGAACGCGATAACTTTTTGACTCCTGAGGAAGCCAAGGAACTCGGCATCATTGACCGCGTGCTTGTATCGCGCAATGAAATGGCTCAGGAAAAGAGCGAGTAA
- the tig gene encoding trigger factor — protein sequence MEYSAEDISPVRKKVVITTEAQEVEAAIMGAVALYKTSVQLDGFRKGKVPASVIEQRFRDKIYEEARQDLINVHINDVMQKLDVSPLAGVDVDAKGTFERGQGYEYSVEFEILPSFTLPPYEGMEVEQEKVVVDEKEVQEVIDRIRRDRGELVPIEGAGPAVDGQVATIDFAAFENGEPLEGVKAESFDLALGERQALEDFEALVKTVHYGEEGEGQITFPEDFLAKDLAGKTVTMKVRVHAIKERKLPELNDDLAKTVGLESVEKLREAITGSYTQSRANLNKSAAQKTLLDRLLKMVEFELPPSLVDTQVRTLLGDMASRLERQGRSLDSLGKSMDELRAEVQPQADELARSQVLLLSIAKKEALDVTDNEVNTQIYQMSMRTGEDFKTLRESYERSGMIFVLRDRMLADKAMDLIYAKSKVTEVEPKAPAEGDAAPGAPASAQD from the coding sequence GTGGAATATAGCGCAGAAGACATTTCGCCGGTCAGAAAAAAGGTCGTCATCACCACCGAAGCCCAGGAAGTGGAAGCAGCCATCATGGGCGCCGTGGCGCTGTACAAAACATCGGTGCAGCTGGACGGTTTCCGCAAGGGCAAGGTTCCGGCGTCGGTCATCGAACAGCGCTTCCGCGACAAGATTTATGAAGAAGCCCGCCAGGATCTGATCAACGTCCACATCAACGACGTGATGCAGAAGCTCGACGTTTCGCCCCTTGCCGGCGTTGACGTGGACGCCAAGGGCACCTTTGAACGCGGTCAGGGCTACGAATACAGCGTCGAATTTGAAATACTGCCCTCCTTCACCCTTCCTCCTTATGAAGGTATGGAAGTGGAACAGGAAAAAGTGGTCGTGGACGAAAAGGAAGTGCAGGAAGTTATCGACCGCATCCGCCGCGACCGTGGCGAGCTTGTGCCCATTGAAGGCGCTGGCCCCGCTGTGGACGGTCAGGTTGCCACCATTGACTTTGCCGCTTTTGAAAACGGCGAACCCCTGGAAGGCGTGAAGGCCGAAAGCTTTGACCTCGCCCTTGGCGAACGTCAGGCCCTTGAAGATTTTGAAGCTCTGGTGAAGACCGTCCACTACGGCGAAGAAGGCGAAGGCCAGATCACCTTCCCCGAAGATTTTCTTGCCAAGGATCTGGCAGGCAAAACCGTCACCATGAAGGTGCGCGTGCACGCCATCAAGGAGCGCAAGCTTCCTGAACTGAACGACGACCTCGCCAAGACCGTTGGCCTTGAAAGCGTGGAAAAGCTGCGCGAAGCCATCACCGGCAGCTACACCCAGAGCCGCGCCAACCTCAACAAGAGCGCCGCGCAGAAGACCCTGCTTGACCGTCTGCTGAAGATGGTTGAGTTTGAACTGCCGCCCAGCCTTGTTGACACCCAGGTGCGCACCCTGCTTGGCGACATGGCCTCCCGCCTTGAACGTCAGGGCCGCAGCCTTGATTCGCTTGGCAAGAGCATGGACGAACTGCGCGCCGAAGTGCAGCCCCAGGCTGACGAACTGGCCCGCTCGCAGGTTTTGCTGCTTTCCATCGCCAAGAAAGAAGCACTTGACGTTACCGACAATGAGGTCAACACTCAGATCTACCAGATGAGCATGCGCACTGGCGAAGATTTCAAAACCCTGCGTGAAAGCTATGAACGCTCGGGCATGATCTTTGTGCTGCGTGACCGCATGCTGGCCGACAAGGCCATGGATCTGATCTACGCCAAGTCCAAGGTGACCGAAGTGGAGCCCAAGGCGCCAGCCGAGGGCGACGCCGCGCCGGGCGCACCCGCCAGCGCTCAGGACTAA
- a CDS encoding methyl-accepting chemotaxis protein, translating into MKLSIKLVFLTALLTAFSIIIGFISVIGMSSINKDVKDISENWLPTIKVVGELNSMVNEYRRNELVHILATDESTMRQYENKIQSLTGSINEKVKEYEKLISEPEEKVAYPKFLAAWKAYTENHAKVEVLSKSNKTEEAVKLVLGPARAQYGEALDQLKIIIDVNDKGSKASAVDAEASYEQGKLITISLIIAVMLAATAISILIIRGVTKQLGEDPGYLHYVASEIAGGQLDLAFKPYSGDGGVYGVLIKMVGNLKAKIAEADSKSQQAEQQAKAAQEATALAEEATRRAERAKAEGMLQAAQQLEGIVQIVSSASEALSDQIAQSSRGADEQSGRVRETATAMEEMNATVLEVAKNAQQAADVSHQTREQAEEGSQILNEAVKGIESVHTQSIAIKEDMDALGKQAESIGQIMGVIADIADQTNLLALNAAIEAARAGDAGRGFAVVADEVRKLAEKTMSATQEVGQAITGIQTGTRKNIQNVEQVADTIEGATNMSVRSGESLKKILELVHLVNDQVQSIATASEQQSAASEEINQSVEQVATISAQTAQAMEQASGAVADLTQQAQSLQQVIEKMKNQS; encoded by the coding sequence ATGAAGCTTTCGATAAAACTTGTGTTTCTTACAGCATTGTTAACGGCATTTTCAATAATTATTGGATTTATTTCTGTTATTGGAATGTCTTCTATAAATAAAGACGTCAAGGATATTTCCGAGAATTGGCTTCCAACAATAAAGGTTGTTGGTGAACTCAATAGTATGGTTAATGAGTACAGGCGCAATGAGTTGGTTCACATTCTCGCAACAGACGAATCAACAATGCGGCAGTATGAAAACAAGATACAGAGTTTGACCGGCAGTATTAATGAAAAAGTTAAAGAATATGAAAAATTAATCTCTGAACCAGAGGAAAAGGTCGCATATCCCAAGTTTCTTGCGGCATGGAAGGCTTATACGGAAAATCACGCGAAGGTTGAGGTTCTGTCCAAAAGCAATAAAACCGAAGAAGCTGTCAAGCTGGTGCTTGGCCCGGCCAGAGCGCAGTACGGTGAAGCCCTTGATCAACTAAAGATTATTATTGATGTCAATGACAAGGGAAGCAAGGCTTCAGCTGTGGACGCGGAAGCTTCATATGAACAAGGGAAGTTGATTACGATCTCGTTGATAATCGCGGTCATGCTTGCTGCTACAGCCATTTCCATTTTGATTATCAGGGGTGTAACAAAGCAGCTCGGCGAAGATCCCGGATATTTGCATTATGTGGCATCGGAAATAGCCGGTGGTCAGCTTGATCTCGCATTCAAGCCGTATTCCGGCGATGGCGGTGTTTACGGTGTGCTCATAAAAATGGTGGGCAATCTCAAAGCCAAGATCGCGGAAGCAGACAGCAAATCGCAGCAGGCCGAGCAGCAGGCAAAAGCCGCGCAGGAAGCAACCGCACTTGCCGAGGAGGCAACCCGCCGGGCAGAGCGGGCCAAGGCGGAAGGCATGCTCCAGGCTGCCCAGCAGCTGGAAGGGATCGTGCAGATCGTGTCGTCTGCGTCAGAAGCGCTTTCTGACCAGATTGCCCAGTCCAGCCGTGGGGCAGACGAGCAGTCGGGCCGGGTGCGTGAAACCGCCACAGCCATGGAAGAAATGAACGCCACCGTGCTGGAAGTAGCCAAAAACGCCCAGCAGGCTGCTGATGTTTCGCATCAGACCAGGGAGCAGGCAGAGGAAGGCTCGCAGATACTCAATGAAGCCGTAAAGGGCATCGAATCCGTCCACACGCAGTCCATTGCCATCAAGGAAGATATGGATGCTCTGGGCAAGCAGGCAGAGAGCATCGGCCAGATCATGGGGGTCATTGCCGACATTGCCGACCAGACCAACCTGCTGGCCCTGAACGCCGCCATTGAGGCCGCTCGCGCTGGTGATGCGGGCCGGGGCTTTGCCGTGGTTGCGGACGAAGTGCGCAAACTGGCGGAAAAAACAATGTCTGCCACGCAGGAAGTGGGTCAGGCCATTACGGGCATTCAGACTGGCACCCGCAAGAATATCCAGAATGTCGAGCAGGTTGCCGATACTATTGAAGGTGCAACCAACATGTCTGTACGCTCCGGTGAATCGCTCAAGAAAATTCTTGAGCTCGTCCATCTGGTCAATGATCAGGTTCAGTCCATTGCGACTGCCAGCGAGCAGCAATCCGCCGCCAGCGAGGAGATCAATCAGTCTGTTGAGCAGGTGGCGACCATTTCCGCGCAAACCGCTCAAGCCATGGAACAGGCTTCCGGTGCGGTTGCGGACCTGACGCAACAGGCTCAGTCACTCCAGCAGGTCATAGAAAAAATGAAGAATCAGTCTTAG
- the fliJ gene encoding flagellar export protein FliJ — protein MPFRFKLQKILDYREQLEEEAKVDLANKQRLLEEARALFERLKAELRQTEDRLFESALVPQAERWLLEQYVKGLRGDVANAALQARMHEQLVDEARKLLAARAIERKLLEKLKERQNQQYLREEQLKEQRVNDETATLRYKAPAL, from the coding sequence GTGCCTTTTCGTTTCAAATTACAGAAAATACTCGACTACCGGGAACAGCTTGAAGAAGAAGCCAAGGTTGATCTGGCCAACAAGCAAAGACTTCTGGAAGAAGCGCGCGCCCTTTTTGAACGCCTGAAGGCTGAACTGCGCCAGACCGAAGACCGCTTGTTTGAATCAGCCCTTGTGCCGCAGGCGGAACGCTGGCTGCTGGAACAGTATGTAAAAGGATTGCGCGGCGATGTTGCCAATGCGGCCTTGCAGGCCCGCATGCACGAGCAACTTGTTGACGAAGCCCGCAAACTGCTGGCCGCGCGCGCCATTGAAAGAAAACTGCTGGAAAAGCTCAAGGAGCGCCAAAACCAGCAGTATCTTCGTGAGGAACAACTGAAGGAGCAACGCGTCAATGACGAAACAGCCACACTCCGCTACAAAGCTCCGGCTCTCTAA
- the clpX gene encoding ATP-dependent Clp protease ATP-binding subunit ClpX, which yields MAKNDKPTVSEPLRCSFCGRTELEVRNLIVQDGASICDKCIKACNEIIARDQMESPQSEERLLSPQEIKDRLDQYVIGQNEAKKILSVAVHNHYKRVFYASALGDEVELEKSNILLVGPSGSGKTLLAKTLARVLRVPFAIADATTLTEAGYVGEDVENILVQLLQNADYDLEAASKGIIYIDEIDKISRKGDGPSITRDVSGEGVQQALLKIIEGTEANIPPKGGRKHPQQEFIRMNTSNILFIVGGAFVGLDKIVGGRMSGGAMGFGAKMRASKEMPLGELLDKVHPQDLVKFGLIPEFVGRIPIITHVDELDEPDLVRILTEPKNALVRQYQKLFELENVDLRFTPNALKAIAAKAIERKTGARGLRNVMERTMLDIMFKLPSLPNVRECLINQAVIDKGKEPVLLFGDKAENADTPKAQAGGDKAS from the coding sequence ATGGCCAAGAACGATAAACCTACGGTGAGCGAACCCCTGCGCTGCTCCTTTTGCGGGCGCACTGAGCTTGAGGTTCGCAATCTCATCGTGCAGGACGGCGCGAGCATTTGCGACAAATGCATCAAGGCCTGCAACGAAATTATCGCCCGCGACCAGATGGAAAGCCCCCAGAGCGAAGAACGCCTTCTTTCGCCTCAGGAAATCAAGGATCGCCTTGACCAGTATGTCATCGGACAGAACGAGGCCAAGAAAATCCTTTCTGTAGCGGTGCACAACCACTACAAGCGTGTGTTTTACGCCAGCGCCCTTGGTGACGAGGTTGAGCTTGAAAAAAGCAATATCCTCCTTGTCGGCCCCTCGGGCAGCGGTAAAACCCTGCTTGCCAAAACTTTGGCTCGCGTGCTGCGCGTGCCCTTTGCCATTGCTGATGCCACCACCCTCACGGAAGCTGGCTATGTGGGCGAAGACGTGGAAAACATCCTGGTGCAGTTGCTTCAGAATGCGGACTATGATCTGGAAGCCGCCAGCAAGGGCATCATCTATATTGATGAAATCGACAAGATTTCCCGCAAGGGCGACGGTCCGTCCATCACGCGCGACGTCTCCGGCGAAGGCGTGCAGCAGGCCCTGCTCAAGATCATCGAAGGCACCGAGGCCAATATTCCTCCCAAGGGCGGGCGCAAGCACCCCCAGCAGGAATTTATCCGCATGAACACGAGCAACATCCTGTTCATCGTAGGCGGCGCTTTTGTGGGCCTGGACAAGATCGTGGGCGGCCGCATGAGCGGCGGCGCCATGGGTTTTGGCGCCAAGATGCGTGCCAGCAAGGAGATGCCCCTTGGCGAACTGCTCGACAAGGTGCATCCGCAGGATCTGGTGAAGTTCGGCCTTATCCCCGAATTTGTGGGCCGTATCCCCATCATCACCCATGTGGACGAACTGGACGAACCCGATCTGGTGCGTATTCTCACTGAACCCAAGAACGCTCTGGTGCGCCAGTACCAGAAGCTTTTTGAACTTGAGAATGTTGACCTGCGCTTTACGCCCAATGCCCTCAAGGCCATTGCCGCCAAGGCCATAGAGCGAAAAACCGGCGCGCGCGGCCTGCGCAACGTGATGGAACGCACCATGCTCGACATCATGTTCAAGCTGCCCTCCCTGCCCAATGTGCGCGAATGCCTGATCAATCAGGCTGTCATCGACAAGGGCAAGGAACCGGTGCTGCTGTTTGGCGACAAGGCTGAAAACGCCGATACGCCCAAGGCCCAGGCCGGAGGCGACAAGGCCTCTTAG